One window from the genome of Chaetodon trifascialis isolate fChaTrf1 chromosome 20, fChaTrf1.hap1, whole genome shotgun sequence encodes:
- the tor1 gene encoding torsin family 1 isoform X1 yields the protein MKPRKRHVLLLWMLVCSGMTEAIEPISTSIAVGMAAALTGFLASYQNILYYFHECCRPEWISFNRTGLKADLDSKLFGQHIASRIILKAVNGFMTNDNPKKPLVLSLHGWTGTGKNFVSQLIAENLYKEGIDSSFVHVFTSELHFPHQSQFETYKSQLQQWIKGNVTNCAHSMFIFDEMDKMHPGLIDSIKPYLDYYDKLDGVSYRKAIFIFLSNAGGDSIIQTTLDFWKAGRDREEIELKDLETLLSLSVFNNKKSGLWHTSLIDKNLVDFFVPFLPLEYRHVVQCAMAEMIARGLEPDEKVADQVARDLVYFPKSERVFSVKGCKTIASKLDYYT from the exons GAAACCGAGGAAGCGACacgtcctgctgctgtggatgCTTGTCTGCTCCGGCATGACGGAGGCGATCGAGCCCATCAGCACCAGCATTGCCGTTGGCATGGCTGCGGCTCTGACCGGGTTTTTAGCTAGCTACCAGAACATTCTCTACTATTTCCACGAGTGCTGTCGACCCGAGTGGATTTCTTTCAACAGAACAG GTCTCAAGGCTGACCTGGACAGCAAACTGTTCGGACAGCACATTGCATCTCGCATCATCCTGAAAGCCGTGAACGGATTCATGACCAACGACAACCCGAAGAAGCCCCTGGTGCTCTCCCTGCATGGATGGACCGGCACAGGGAAGAATTTCGTCAGTCAGCTGATCGCAGAAAACCTTTACAAAGAGGGAATAGACAGCAGCTTCGTCCATGTTTTCACGTCAGAGCTTCACTTCCCACACCAGAGTCAGTTTGAAACCTACAAG TCGCAGCTTCAGCAGTGGATTAAAGGCAACGTCACCAACTGTGCACACTCCATGTTCATCTTTGACGAGATGGACAAGATGCATCCCGGCTTGATTGACAGCATAAAGCCGTACCTGGACTACTACGACAAGCTGGACGGAGTTTCGTATCGGAAAgccatcttcatcttcctcag CAACGCTGGAGGAGATAGCATCATACAGACCACTTTAGATTTCTGGAAAGCAGGCAGAGATCGAGAAGAGATCGAGCTCAAAGACCTGGAGACgctgctctctctgtcagtgttcaACAACAAGAAAA GCGGCTTGTGGCACACGAGCTTGATTGACAAGAACCTGGTGGACTTCTTCGTCCCGTTCCTGCCTCTGGAGTACCGGCACGTCGTGCAGTGCGCCATGGCAGAGATGATAGCCAGAGGACTCGAGCCAGACGAGAAGGTGGCCGACCAGGTGGCCAGAGATTTAGTCTATTTCCCCAAATCTGAGCGGGTGTTCTCCGTCAAAGGCTGCAAGACGATAGCGAGCAAGCTGGATTACTACACATAA
- the tor1 gene encoding torsin family 1 isoform X2, which translates to MKAARLFLVLHVLSTAGVLVNTFDPITTTVVVGVGATLGRTIWNYFHERCDSKWIAFNSTGLKADLDSKLFGQHIASRIILKAVNGFMTNDNPKKPLVLSLHGWTGTGKNFVSQLIAENLYKEGIDSSFVHVFTSELHFPHQSQFETYKSQLQQWIKGNVTNCAHSMFIFDEMDKMHPGLIDSIKPYLDYYDKLDGVSYRKAIFIFLSNAGGDSIIQTTLDFWKAGRDREEIELKDLETLLSLSVFNNKKSGLWHTSLIDKNLVDFFVPFLPLEYRHVVQCAMAEMIARGLEPDEKVADQVARDLVYFPKSERVFSVKGCKTIASKLDYYT; encoded by the exons ATGAAAGCAGCACGTTTATTTTTGGTGTTGCACGTTTTGTCGACAGCCGGCGTGCTGGTTAACACGTTTGATCCGATCACAACAACGGTGGTCGTTGGTGTCGGGGCGACACTGGGGCGGACGATCTGGAATTATTTTCATGAACGTTGTGATTCAAAATGGATAGCTTTCAATTCAACAG GTCTCAAGGCTGACCTGGACAGCAAACTGTTCGGACAGCACATTGCATCTCGCATCATCCTGAAAGCCGTGAACGGATTCATGACCAACGACAACCCGAAGAAGCCCCTGGTGCTCTCCCTGCATGGATGGACCGGCACAGGGAAGAATTTCGTCAGTCAGCTGATCGCAGAAAACCTTTACAAAGAGGGAATAGACAGCAGCTTCGTCCATGTTTTCACGTCAGAGCTTCACTTCCCACACCAGAGTCAGTTTGAAACCTACAAG TCGCAGCTTCAGCAGTGGATTAAAGGCAACGTCACCAACTGTGCACACTCCATGTTCATCTTTGACGAGATGGACAAGATGCATCCCGGCTTGATTGACAGCATAAAGCCGTACCTGGACTACTACGACAAGCTGGACGGAGTTTCGTATCGGAAAgccatcttcatcttcctcag CAACGCTGGAGGAGATAGCATCATACAGACCACTTTAGATTTCTGGAAAGCAGGCAGAGATCGAGAAGAGATCGAGCTCAAAGACCTGGAGACgctgctctctctgtcagtgttcaACAACAAGAAAA GCGGCTTGTGGCACACGAGCTTGATTGACAAGAACCTGGTGGACTTCTTCGTCCCGTTCCTGCCTCTGGAGTACCGGCACGTCGTGCAGTGCGCCATGGCAGAGATGATAGCCAGAGGACTCGAGCCAGACGAGAAGGTGGCCGACCAGGTGGCCAGAGATTTAGTCTATTTCCCCAAATCTGAGCGGGTGTTCTCCGTCAAAGGCTGCAAGACGATAGCGAGCAAGCTGGATTACTACACATAA